One Seleniivibrio woodruffii DNA window includes the following coding sequences:
- a CDS encoding metallophosphoesterase encodes MSLRFIIFLSIFALINIYAFSRIITRWQWAKDHLVIAWLFVLLIFMLELLAPIGDRMFLPKLKDLPGMTWLYVSANWVSYTVFGMVTLLAAYGIVTDVVSVVWKFIAPPTEAVDMERRVLLTLGVLTVGSTVLGIGQAHAEPKVKEVKVPIKDLPESFEGFRIAQVSDLHVGPTIGRRFTQTVVDRVNALNADMVALTGDFIEGHVKDLREDTAPLAELKAAHGVYYVTGNHEYYWDVAGWTDEFEKMGFSVLINRHEKINVNGDEIAIGGVSDYSTRHYGKLHASSPSKAFEGVPQDMTKILLAHQPNSYKDAYDAGTHLQLSGHTHSGQYFPFSLLIPFFQRYYKGLNRHEDMWVYVNTGTGYWGPPMRTGVPSEITLLTLHRA; translated from the coding sequence ATGAGTCTTAGATTTATCATATTCCTTAGCATTTTCGCCCTTATAAACATATATGCCTTCTCCAGAATAATAACCCGCTGGCAATGGGCAAAGGATCATTTGGTCATTGCATGGCTGTTTGTGCTCCTTATATTCATGCTGGAACTGCTCGCCCCAATAGGCGACAGGATGTTTCTGCCGAAACTGAAAGACCTGCCCGGAATGACTTGGCTCTATGTATCCGCCAACTGGGTTTCATACACTGTTTTCGGCATGGTGACCCTGCTTGCGGCATACGGAATAGTTACAGACGTGGTCTCGGTGGTCTGGAAGTTCATAGCCCCTCCCACTGAGGCTGTGGATATGGAGCGCAGGGTGCTTCTGACCCTTGGAGTTCTCACTGTGGGTTCCACAGTGCTGGGCATAGGTCAGGCGCATGCGGAGCCTAAGGTAAAAGAGGTCAAGGTTCCCATAAAAGACCTGCCGGAGAGTTTTGAAGGATTCCGCATAGCTCAGGTGTCTGATCTCCATGTGGGCCCTACCATCGGCCGCAGGTTCACGCAGACGGTGGTGGACAGGGTGAACGCCCTTAATGCCGATATGGTTGCTCTGACCGGAGATTTCATCGAGGGGCACGTAAAAGACCTTCGTGAGGACACAGCACCCCTTGCGGAGCTGAAAGCCGCCCACGGGGTGTATTATGTCACAGGAAACCATGAGTATTACTGGGATGTCGCCGGATGGACGGACGAGTTTGAGAAGATGGGATTCAGCGTGCTTATCAACAGGCATGAAAAGATAAATGTTAACGGCGACGAGATAGCCATCGGCGGGGTGAGCGATTACTCCACAAGGCACTATGGCAAGCTCCACGCCTCAAGCCCTTCAAAAGCCTTTGAAGGTGTTCCGCAGGATATGACAAAGATTCTGCTGGCGCATCAGCCCAACAGCTATAAGGATGCATACGATGCGGGGACGCACCTCCAGCTTTCGGGGCATACCCATTCGGGGCAGTATTTTCCTTTCAGCCTGCTTATTCCGTTCTTCCAGAGATATTATAAAGGGCTTAACCGCCATGAGGATATGTGGGTTTATGTGAACACCGGAACCGGATACTGGGGGCCGCCCATGAGGACGGGAGTGCCTTCGGAGATAACTCTGCTGACACTGCACAGGGCATAG
- a CDS encoding sensor domain-containing diguanylate cyclase codes for MRKDGAFNKQCDYVPICEGDALLVRSIFDDPNGVIIFALDKEYRYISFTMSHMAVMKCLWNTDIEHGECMLDYIVSETDRARAKSNFDRALAGDSFIVREKYGNSFWEDRYLPIFGDDGSVEGLTVFVLNITQLVETEEKLRNEALEMERLKERELIFNSIGEGLYGVDLDGNCIFINGEALRILGYEEHEVIGKETHLLFHHHHEDGRVYERQDCIIHRSLAMNSKSDEVTWLFKKNGDKFPVRAIATPIKNNCKVTGVVIAFSDISANYEMEMKLKNANHVLKLLATTDPLTGIYNRRYFEETGALLIAESRRTGNELSAAMFDIDFFKKINDKYGHSVGDMVLVMVANTVTDHLRKNDTFARIGGEEFVILLPDTGLKKAAEVAERIRKSVEDAWLDYEGEKINCTVSIGVTCVSEGISNLDDLLRKADDRQYAAKRLGRNRTVTSD; via the coding sequence ATGCGAAAGGATGGAGCTTTTAACAAACAATGTGATTATGTTCCGATATGCGAAGGCGATGCTCTCCTTGTGCGTTCCATTTTCGATGACCCCAACGGCGTTATTATTTTTGCTCTGGACAAGGAATACCGCTATATTTCGTTCACGATGTCTCACATGGCCGTTATGAAATGTCTCTGGAATACCGACATTGAGCATGGCGAGTGTATGCTTGACTATATAGTTTCGGAAACTGACAGAGCCAGAGCAAAGTCTAACTTTGACAGAGCCCTTGCCGGCGACAGCTTCATCGTACGTGAAAAATACGGAAATTCCTTCTGGGAGGACAGATATCTGCCTATCTTCGGTGACGACGGTTCGGTGGAGGGGCTGACCGTGTTCGTTCTGAACATAACCCAGCTGGTAGAAACCGAGGAAAAACTCCGGAATGAAGCTCTGGAGATGGAGCGTCTGAAAGAGCGTGAGCTTATCTTCAACAGCATAGGCGAGGGGCTTTACGGGGTGGATCTGGACGGCAACTGCATATTTATAAACGGTGAGGCTCTGCGGATTCTGGGGTATGAGGAGCACGAGGTCATAGGCAAAGAGACTCATCTGCTGTTTCACCACCACCACGAAGACGGCAGGGTATACGAAAGGCAGGACTGCATAATCCATCGTTCCCTTGCAATGAACTCAAAATCCGACGAGGTCACATGGCTGTTTAAAAAGAACGGCGATAAGTTTCCCGTGCGTGCCATCGCCACACCCATAAAGAACAACTGCAAGGTGACCGGAGTGGTCATAGCTTTCAGCGACATAAGCGCAAATTATGAGATGGAGATGAAGCTGAAAAACGCAAACCATGTGCTTAAGCTTCTCGCCACAACAGACCCGCTGACAGGCATCTACAACAGGCGGTATTTTGAGGAGACGGGTGCTCTTCTGATTGCCGAAAGCCGCAGGACGGGAAATGAGCTTTCAGCGGCGATGTTCGATATAGATTTCTTTAAGAAAATAAACGATAAATACGGCCATTCCGTAGGCGATATGGTTCTGGTGATGGTCGCCAACACAGTTACCGATCATCTCAGAAAGAACGACACCTTCGCCCGCATAGGCGGCGAGGAGTTTGTTATCCTTCTGCCCGACACCGGGCTTAAAAAGGCTGCCGAAGTTGCCGAGCGCATCAGAAAGAGTGTTGAGGATGCATGGCTCGACTACGAAGGCGAAAAGATAAACTGCACGGTGAGCATCGGCGTTACCTGCGTCAGCGAAGGCATAAGCAATCTTGACGACCTGCTGAGAAAAGCGGACGACAGACAGTATGCCGCAAAAAGACTGGGACGCAACAGGACCGTCACCTCAGATTAA
- a CDS encoding transporter substrate-binding domain-containing diguanylate cyclase: MPAIKKLSLLLIAISVLFTTFCGWAKPLLTAEEKQYISRKKTVIVGVVNDNEPYSFFRDGAEKGFSVDFLRLLEKESGLRFEIRMGNWTDIYKAFLSGKIDVIDEISYTEERARIVSFTEPYHFRKTVFFKRGDDNRFSGLSVESLKGRKIGIAKDIYYLPILREAGIELTEYNNYADLMKSLAFGWTDAVVASELTGKFIARENSLPNIVSVGNAGLDKLHQEDFRLGILKQSDPLLFSVINKSLKSIPRSSVSDLEQMWETFSGRDIAKPEKIKLTHEEEAYIKSHPAVSVGTMPDYSPFSFVSGGSVSGYTRSLLDIISKQTGITFLYSPNNWPEIIKSFKKGRLDIMADMSYTEDRANYTLFTSPYYQIPNVVFVRDDFGGYSGLNSIRDKRVGVMSDIFYMDKLKSMLKSPPKEYVSQDDMLRDLAFGRLDAAVTALNAGNNIIKKYALVNLRIAGSFSPEGVGMEDLRFGITKRHPLLHSIMEKALKGISPEEHIQLENQWITAKVPEASTGRNLFNPEEIAYLKKKKVIYMCVDPDWIPFEKLKNGNTHIGISADFFELIRPKLPAEITIVPTTTWEESLLAVNSRKCDIVSLAMKTDDRRKYLNFTSPYLVVPNVVATSVNEPFISGIESVLDKTFGSVKGYAITEVLRRNYPSLKIIEVTNDEEGIRMLQQGRIYGYIGTMASIGYQISQQKITDIKISARLPQDWELGVGTRNDEPILGSIFQKLVLSVSPAERNEILGRWLSVRYDQKFNYDLFSKILAVVALFLVVMMYWGNKLRKLNTQLQEANQRLQELSEKDSLTGLYNRRYFSANAMQVFGMCRRSGIRFSIAILDIDHFKRINDTYGHVTGDLCLQRIAHTIKQHFLRENDTSARYGGEEFAVYTTGGDENALASYLERLRHDIETICVDNEGDCIRMTISSGVYSLIPDNRDTLDDAVRKADDALYKAKQNGRNRVEIYTED, encoded by the coding sequence ATGCCGGCCATAAAAAAACTATCACTATTATTAATTGCCATATCTGTTCTGTTTACCACCTTCTGCGGCTGGGCAAAGCCGCTTTTAACAGCGGAGGAGAAACAGTACATCAGCAGAAAGAAGACTGTGATTGTGGGCGTTGTCAACGACAACGAGCCGTACTCATTCTTCCGTGACGGAGCCGAAAAGGGTTTTTCGGTGGATTTTCTGCGCCTGCTAGAAAAGGAATCCGGACTCAGATTCGAAATACGAATGGGCAACTGGACGGACATCTACAAAGCTTTCCTCTCCGGCAAAATAGACGTTATCGATGAAATATCATACACCGAAGAAAGAGCCAGAATAGTCAGCTTCACAGAACCTTATCATTTCCGCAAGACAGTGTTTTTCAAAAGGGGCGACGACAACAGGTTCTCCGGACTGTCGGTGGAGTCACTTAAAGGAAGAAAAATAGGCATCGCCAAAGACATATACTATCTCCCCATTCTAAGGGAGGCGGGAATTGAACTCACCGAGTACAACAACTACGCCGACCTGATGAAGTCTCTTGCCTTCGGCTGGACGGACGCAGTTGTCGCCAGCGAACTCACGGGAAAGTTCATCGCACGGGAAAACAGCCTGCCGAACATAGTCTCCGTGGGCAACGCCGGACTGGACAAGCTGCATCAGGAGGATTTCAGACTGGGCATCCTGAAGCAGTCCGACCCTCTGCTCTTCTCTGTCATAAACAAATCACTTAAAAGCATCCCCCGCTCCTCAGTCTCGGATCTTGAGCAGATGTGGGAGACCTTCAGCGGCAGAGATATAGCAAAACCGGAAAAGATAAAACTTACGCACGAGGAAGAGGCATACATAAAATCACATCCGGCAGTGTCAGTGGGCACAATGCCCGACTACTCGCCGTTCAGCTTTGTTTCAGGCGGCAGCGTATCGGGATATACCCGCTCCCTGCTCGACATAATAAGCAAACAGACGGGAATAACCTTCCTCTATTCCCCCAACAACTGGCCGGAGATTATCAAAAGCTTTAAAAAGGGCAGGCTCGACATTATGGCCGACATGTCGTACACAGAGGACAGAGCGAATTACACTCTGTTCACATCACCCTACTATCAGATACCCAACGTTGTCTTCGTCCGTGACGATTTCGGCGGATACAGCGGACTGAACTCCATCAGGGACAAGCGGGTCGGGGTCATGTCCGACATATTCTACATGGATAAACTGAAATCCATGCTCAAAAGCCCCCCGAAAGAATACGTCTCTCAGGACGATATGCTGAGAGATCTGGCCTTCGGAAGGCTCGACGCAGCTGTGACAGCACTGAACGCAGGCAACAACATAATAAAGAAATACGCTCTGGTGAACCTCCGCATCGCAGGCAGTTTCTCACCGGAGGGGGTCGGAATGGAGGATCTGCGCTTCGGAATCACGAAGCGTCATCCCCTGCTCCACTCCATAATGGAAAAAGCTCTGAAAGGCATCTCTCCTGAAGAGCATATTCAGCTTGAGAACCAGTGGATAACCGCAAAGGTGCCCGAAGCTTCCACTGGCAGAAACCTTTTCAATCCGGAGGAAATTGCGTATCTGAAAAAGAAAAAGGTCATCTACATGTGTGTAGACCCCGACTGGATACCTTTTGAGAAACTGAAAAACGGGAACACACACATAGGAATATCAGCGGACTTTTTCGAGCTGATACGCCCGAAACTTCCCGCCGAAATAACAATAGTCCCCACAACCACCTGGGAGGAATCCCTTCTGGCGGTCAACAGCAGAAAGTGCGACATTGTCTCCCTCGCCATGAAAACAGACGACAGACGCAAATATCTGAACTTCACGTCGCCGTATCTTGTTGTTCCAAACGTTGTGGCAACGTCGGTGAACGAACCCTTTATCAGCGGCATAGAGAGTGTTCTGGACAAAACCTTCGGCTCGGTTAAGGGATACGCCATAACCGAGGTTTTAAGAAGAAACTACCCCAGCCTGAAGATCATCGAGGTCACGAACGATGAAGAGGGAATCCGCATGCTCCAGCAGGGCAGGATATACGGCTACATCGGCACCATGGCATCCATAGGCTACCAGATAAGCCAGCAGAAGATAACCGATATAAAAATATCCGCACGTTTGCCGCAGGACTGGGAACTGGGAGTCGGAACACGCAACGACGAACCCATTCTGGGAAGCATTTTCCAGAAACTTGTGCTTTCGGTGAGTCCGGCGGAGCGGAACGAGATACTGGGCAGATGGCTCAGCGTCCGCTACGATCAGAAGTTCAACTACGACCTTTTCTCAAAAATTCTGGCCGTTGTGGCTCTGTTCCTCGTTGTCATGATGTATTGGGGCAATAAGCTGAGAAAGCTGAACACACAGCTGCAGGAGGCCAACCAGAGGCTTCAGGAACTGAGCGAAAAGGACAGTCTGACCGGACTTTACAACCGGAGATATTTTTCTGCGAACGCAATGCAGGTTTTCGGAATGTGCCGCCGCAGCGGAATAAGATTCTCCATAGCCATTCTGGATATAGACCACTTCAAGCGCATAAACGATACCTACGGGCACGTCACGGGCGACCTCTGTCTCCAGCGTATCGCACATACAATAAAGCAGCATTTCCTGCGGGAGAATGACACCTCCGCAAGATACGGCGGAGAGGAGTTTGCAGTCTACACCACAGGCGGGGACGAAAACGCTCTGGCTTCATATCTGGAAAGACTCAGACACGATATCGAAACCATCTGTGTGGACAATGAGGGGGACTGCATACGAATGACCATAAGTTCGGGAGTATATTCGCTTATCCCCGACAACAGGGACACGCTGGACGACGCCGTTCGCAAAGCGGACGACGCCCTTTATAAAGCCAAGCAGAACGGAAGAAACCGTGTTGAAATATATACCGAGGATTAA
- a CDS encoding DUF1456 family protein, whose amino-acid sequence MKNNEIIKKLRVALELKDTDIADIFTLGGANVSKSEVSSYFRRPDHRNYQELGDQHMRKFMNGLTKKYREE is encoded by the coding sequence ATGAAAAATAACGAAATTATCAAAAAACTGCGTGTTGCTCTGGAACTGAAAGACACCGACATAGCCGATATCTTCACGCTGGGCGGCGCAAACGTCAGCAAGTCCGAGGTATCTTCATACTTCCGCAGACCCGACCACAGAAACTATCAGGAACTGGGCGACCAGCACATGAGGAAATTTATGAACGGCCTCACAAAAAAATATCGGGAAGAATAA
- a CDS encoding iron-containing alcohol dehydrogenase, translating into MTTFSNFTYYNPTRIVFGSGTIASIEKLIHTDKKILFIYGGGSIKTNGVYAQVTEALKGHTFTEFSGVEANPHKETLDKAVAVVKNEGIDFILAVGGGSVIDGAKYVAAAALYDGDGWDILEWKHTVKKAVPIGAVLTLPATGSESNGGSVITRAETQEKRFFKSEAVYPVFAVMDYTVMTTLSDRQLANGLVDTFVHTAEQYLTYPTDGMVQDGYAEALLRNIAALAKDWENRRTESWQKNLMWTSNQALNELIGVGVPQDWATHMIGHELTAIYGLDHGQTLAIVLPALLRQLRLQKSKKLLKMGRNVFGLEGADLTEDKTIDKIEALFRSVDVKLTLSEYGIKADVDAVVTALKGHGMTALGETGSITPDVAACILQRAL; encoded by the coding sequence ATGACCACGTTCAGCAACTTTACCTATTACAACCCGACACGGATAGTTTTCGGCAGCGGCACAATAGCCTCCATCGAAAAACTGATCCACACAGACAAAAAGATACTGTTTATTTACGGCGGCGGGTCAATCAAGACAAACGGAGTCTACGCACAGGTGACCGAGGCTCTTAAAGGACACACATTCACCGAGTTTTCCGGCGTTGAGGCAAACCCCCACAAAGAGACTCTGGACAAAGCTGTTGCCGTTGTCAAAAACGAAGGGATAGACTTTATCCTCGCTGTTGGCGGCGGCTCTGTCATAGACGGCGCAAAATATGTTGCGGCGGCCGCACTTTATGACGGCGACGGATGGGATATCCTTGAGTGGAAGCACACGGTTAAAAAGGCTGTGCCCATCGGCGCAGTGCTCACCCTGCCCGCTACCGGTTCCGAATCCAACGGCGGTTCCGTCATAACCAGAGCGGAAACTCAGGAAAAACGCTTTTTCAAATCCGAAGCGGTCTATCCCGTGTTCGCAGTTATGGACTACACAGTAATGACCACCCTAAGCGACAGACAGCTGGCAAACGGACTGGTGGACACCTTTGTCCACACCGCCGAGCAGTACCTGACATATCCCACCGACGGAATGGTTCAGGACGGATACGCCGAAGCCCTGCTTCGCAACATAGCCGCACTGGCGAAGGACTGGGAGAACAGACGCACGGAAAGCTGGCAGAAGAACCTGATGTGGACATCCAATCAGGCTCTGAACGAGCTTATAGGTGTGGGGGTTCCTCAGGACTGGGCAACACATATGATAGGCCACGAACTCACTGCAATCTACGGTCTTGACCACGGTCAGACGCTGGCAATAGTCCTGCCCGCACTCCTGCGGCAGCTGAGACTTCAGAAATCAAAAAAACTGCTGAAAATGGGCAGAAACGTTTTCGGACTTGAGGGCGCAGACCTCACCGAGGACAAGACAATAGACAAAATAGAGGCTCTCTTCCGCAGTGTGGACGTTAAGCTGACACTGAGCGAATACGGCATCAAGGCGGATGTTGACGCTGTTGTCACCGCACTGAAAGGCCACGGAATGACGGCACTGGGCGAAACAGGCTCCATAACGCCGGATGTCGCCGCCTGTATACTCCAGAGAGCGCTTTAA
- a CDS encoding 4Fe-4S binding protein, whose protein sequence is MAKITVQVLKEKCRGCGACVTQCPERAFSLDTDSETNRKLVNIEAARCTGCGKCIPYCRYGALIFRGE, encoded by the coding sequence ATGGCAAAGATAACAGTTCAGGTTTTAAAAGAGAAATGCAGAGGATGCGGCGCATGTGTGACGCAATGTCCGGAGCGGGCATTTTCGCTGGATACAGACAGCGAAACCAACAGAAAACTCGTAAACATCGAAGCCGCAAGATGTACAGGGTGCGGGAAGTGTATCCCGTACTGCCGATACGGCGCACTTATTTTCAGGGGGGAATGA
- a CDS encoding sulfide/dihydroorotate dehydrogenase-like FAD/NAD-binding protein yields MSKVLEKIQLSRDVFMLRLEAPEIARERKAGQFVILQADSDYSERIPLTIADADETAGSITVIFQVVGKSTLKLAQKNAGDVVENVLGPLGMPTHIENFGTVVCVGGGIGVAPLHPIAQAMKKAGNRVIIIIGARNKELLILEKEMRAIADEFIVCTDDGSYGRKDLVTAPLKEICEKGGVDLAVAIGPAIMMKFCAETTRPFGVTTYASLNTIMVDGTGMCGGCRVTVGGKTKFVCVDGPEFDAHQVDFDNMMLRLRSYKPQEQEANHKCRLQQAVDELQEQSK; encoded by the coding sequence ATGAGCAAAGTATTGGAAAAGATTCAGCTCTCCAGAGACGTTTTCATGCTCAGACTCGAAGCACCGGAAATAGCAAGGGAGAGAAAAGCGGGACAGTTCGTCATTTTGCAGGCGGACAGCGACTACAGCGAGAGGATTCCCCTCACCATAGCCGATGCCGACGAAACGGCAGGCAGCATAACGGTCATTTTTCAGGTGGTCGGCAAGTCCACCCTGAAACTGGCGCAGAAGAATGCGGGAGATGTTGTGGAGAATGTTCTGGGGCCACTGGGAATGCCCACCCATATCGAGAATTTCGGCACGGTGGTCTGTGTCGGCGGCGGCATCGGCGTTGCGCCACTGCACCCCATCGCTCAGGCAATGAAAAAGGCCGGAAACAGGGTCATCATTATCATCGGAGCCAGAAACAAGGAACTGCTTATCCTTGAAAAGGAGATGCGTGCCATTGCGGACGAGTTCATCGTCTGCACCGACGACGGCTCCTACGGACGCAAAGACCTCGTCACAGCACCTCTGAAAGAGATATGCGAAAAGGGCGGAGTTGACCTTGCGGTTGCCATCGGCCCCGCAATTATGATGAAATTCTGCGCCGAGACCACACGCCCCTTCGGTGTGACAACCTATGCCTCGCTGAACACCATCATGGTGGATGGAACGGGCATGTGCGGCGGATGCCGTGTGACCGTTGGCGGAAAGACAAAGTTTGTCTGCGTCGACGGCCCCGAGTTCGACGCCCATCAGGTGGATTTCGACAACATGATGCTCCGTCTGCGCTCTTATAAGCCGCAGGAACAGGAAGCAAACCACAAATGCCGCCTTCAGCAGGCGGTGGACGAACTTCAGGAGCAGAGCAAATGA
- a CDS encoding class I SAM-dependent methyltransferase, which produces MEHLGGKEQLEFWKKRAQNFPRYENVAGNYELGILDRMKGMGVDFRGKTVIDAGCGTGMYTLHIAQEAASVEGVDISEEMLHFLRIDAEANGINNLSIVCSNWNDYKPSKRFDIAFCTMSPALRTSEARKKLHDYASETVVYMGFDGLRESNVLEHFYPIFNITPKSFSDAHKMRAWLEENGISYKCEIVEGEWVSSKNPDELTESTLNALRLDAPDADEETVRRNLEKFRNADGTYTETVRYRSAIIVWRKS; this is translated from the coding sequence ATGGAACATTTAGGCGGAAAGGAACAGCTGGAGTTCTGGAAAAAGAGAGCACAGAATTTTCCCAGATATGAGAACGTCGCCGGAAACTATGAGCTTGGCATTCTTGACAGAATGAAAGGCATGGGCGTTGATTTCAGAGGTAAGACGGTCATAGATGCAGGATGCGGCACAGGCATGTATACCCTGCATATCGCTCAGGAGGCAGCATCCGTTGAAGGTGTTGATATCTCCGAAGAGATGCTTCACTTCCTGCGTATTGATGCCGAAGCCAACGGGATAAACAATCTTTCCATCGTATGCTCCAACTGGAACGACTACAAACCCTCAAAGCGGTTTGATATAGCCTTCTGCACCATGTCCCCTGCCCTGCGCACATCCGAAGCCAGAAAAAAACTCCACGACTACGCCTCGGAAACAGTTGTCTACATGGGATTTGACGGACTTCGTGAATCGAACGTTCTGGAACATTTCTACCCCATCTTCAATATCACTCCCAAGAGCTTCTCCGATGCCCACAAGATGCGTGCATGGCTTGAGGAAAACGGGATAAGCTATAAATGCGAAATCGTTGAAGGGGAATGGGTTTCATCAAAAAATCCGGACGAGCTGACGGAAAGCACCCTGAACGCACTCAGGCTGGATGCGCCGGATGCGGACGAAGAGACTGTCCGCAGAAATCTGGAAAAGTTCCGCAATGCTGACGGAACATATACCGAAACAGTTCGCTACAGAAGCGCAATCATCGTCTGGCGTAAAAGTTAG
- the gltA gene encoding NADPH-dependent glutamate synthase, with translation MTFIPAEQLRREAQELIEKIDFSNIKPKDRIAIPMQEMPAQEPAVRAKNIQEVAIGYFEEQVKLEAERCLQCKNAPCIKGCPVEIDIPGFIKAAAEGDYQRSVNIIKKSSMLPAICGRVCPQETQCMAECTVGKSLKDFDKSVAIGRIERFVADWEREQGKMSLPEIAPATGKKVAIVGSGPAGLTAAADVRKAGHEVVLFEAFHKLGGVMIYGIPEFRLPKVILDKEIDNLLSMGVTIKKNFLVGRTRKLNDLIEKDGFDAVFVGTGAGLPNFMNIEGEGLVGVSSANEFLTRANLMKAYTPDKADTPIFTGKKTAIVGGGNVAMDAARMALRVGAEEVYVIYRRTEKEMPARREEIAHAKEEGITFLFLTNPKRIIGDADGKVSGLECLKYELGEPDDSGRRKPVEIKGSEFILEMDSVIMALGNSSNPLISQTTPEINVNRWGNILVSGDQKTSMERVYAGGDIVLGAATVILAMGEGRKAAESINKLLAE, from the coding sequence ATGACATTCATACCCGCAGAACAGCTGCGCAGAGAGGCGCAGGAACTCATTGAAAAAATAGATTTTTCCAATATAAAGCCCAAGGACAGGATAGCCATCCCCATGCAGGAGATGCCCGCACAGGAGCCGGCTGTCCGTGCCAAGAACATTCAGGAAGTGGCGATAGGCTATTTTGAAGAGCAGGTGAAACTTGAGGCCGAAAGATGCCTCCAGTGCAAAAACGCACCCTGCATAAAGGGCTGCCCCGTTGAGATCGACATCCCCGGTTTCATAAAGGCCGCAGCCGAAGGCGACTATCAGAGATCAGTGAACATCATCAAAAAATCCAGCATGCTCCCTGCAATCTGCGGAAGGGTCTGCCCGCAGGAGACCCAGTGCATGGCGGAATGTACGGTGGGCAAATCGCTGAAAGACTTTGATAAATCAGTGGCCATCGGCCGCATCGAGCGTTTTGTTGCTGACTGGGAGAGGGAACAGGGCAAAATGTCGCTTCCCGAAATTGCTCCCGCAACAGGCAAAAAAGTTGCCATCGTAGGCTCAGGTCCCGCAGGACTGACAGCGGCGGCCGACGTTCGCAAGGCAGGCCACGAGGTCGTGCTTTTCGAAGCCTTCCACAAGCTGGGCGGCGTTATGATATACGGAATCCCAGAGTTCCGTCTGCCCAAAGTGATTCTTGACAAAGAGATAGACAACCTCCTCTCAATGGGTGTCACCATTAAGAAGAACTTTCTTGTGGGACGCACAAGAAAGCTGAACGACCTCATTGAGAAAGACGGATTTGACGCTGTGTTCGTAGGAACCGGCGCAGGTCTGCCCAACTTCATGAACATAGAGGGCGAAGGACTGGTGGGCGTTTCATCAGCAAACGAGTTCCTCACCCGTGCAAACCTTATGAAGGCATATACTCCCGACAAGGCCGACACGCCCATCTTCACAGGCAAGAAGACTGCAATCGTGGGCGGCGGAAACGTTGCCATGGATGCGGCTCGCATGGCTCTCAGAGTTGGTGCGGAAGAGGTTTACGTCATCTACCGCAGAACCGAAAAGGAGATGCCCGCACGCCGTGAGGAGATAGCCCACGCCAAAGAGGAGGGAATCACCTTCCTGTTCCTCACAAACCCAAAAAGGATAATAGGCGATGCCGACGGTAAGGTTTCGGGTCTGGAATGTCTGAAATATGAACTTGGCGAACCGGACGATTCCGGCAGAAGAAAGCCTGTTGAGATAAAGGGCAGCGAGTTCATCCTTGAGATGGACAGCGTTATCATGGCTCTGGGCAACTCGTCCAACCCACTGATAAGCCAGACTACACCTGAGATAAACGTTAACAGATGGGGCAACATCCTCGTCAGCGGCGACCAGAAAACTTCTATGGAAAGGGTCTATGCAGGCGGAGACATTGTTCTTGGTGCGGCGACGGTCATCCTTGCCATGGGCGAAGGACGCAAAGCCGCAGAATCCATAAATAAACTGTTAGCTGAATAA
- a CDS encoding DUF1456 family protein encodes MNNNDVLRRIRYALNLNDNKLLKILDMGGNPIKREDIPTLMSKEDDQNYAETPDTVLNAFLDGLITYKRGAKDEK; translated from the coding sequence ATGAACAACAATGACGTACTTCGCCGCATCCGTTATGCGCTGAACCTCAACGACAACAAGCTCCTTAAAATTCTGGACATGGGCGGCAACCCTATCAAACGTGAGGATATCCCCACGCTGATGTCCAAAGAGGACGACCAGAACTACGCAGAAACACCCGACACTGTGCTGAATGCCTTTCTGGACGGACTTATCACCTACAAAAGGGGAGCTAAAGATGAAAAATAA
- a CDS encoding GSU3529 family protein has protein sequence MLYEKLLKLAVYTSNEQDLPDPLFEKISLICETKGFDDALIRELIDHLENYEPFGDVGCGNLFSSTKQVEQCVARILKVV, from the coding sequence ATGCTTTATGAAAAACTTCTGAAACTTGCGGTGTATACTTCCAATGAACAGGATCTGCCCGATCCTCTTTTTGAAAAGATAAGCCTGATCTGCGAAACCAAAGGGTTTGATGATGCTCTGATCCGTGAGCTTATCGACCATCTGGAGAACTATGAGCCCTTCGGCGACGTCGGCTGCGGGAATCTTTTTTCCAGTACAAAGCAGGTTGAGCAGTGCGTGGCCAGAATACTTAAAGTGGTCTAA